The nucleotide sequence GCATCGAAGGTGAGAATATGCAGTCCTTTAAGTGTTTTTTTTGGCATTCTATTACATGTATAATTTGAGTTATCTAGGTACGTGACATGCTTGCCACATGGATTTGCCATTTGTGTTTCCTTTCCTAATGTCAGTGCTAAAACAGCACTAgagttttttgaaattttgtgttTAGTTTGGCGTACTTCATATTTATTACTTATAAACACGTATATCTTTAGATTGTTTGATGAACTTCAATCCATAGAAGCTCTTTTGTGCTGATTCATTGTTGATTACTTGAAGAAGTGTTTGCATTGCAGTGTCATAACAGCATGTTGTTATTTTACTTCAGTAGTCTTCATGATAGTTGGAAAAAGTACTTCTGCATCTCATCACTGCTGATATTGGTTGTTACATCTTATATCTTACATTCTATGTACAGGCCGTGGCTGACATAATTCGAACTACTTTGGGACCTCGGTCTATGCTTAAAATGCTGCTTGATGCTGCAGGAGGTTTGTTTTTAGTTATTTTAACTGATAATCTTGAATGTGGATGTATTACTATGGTTGTTTGATGCTTCAATTAACTGTGATTTTAACAAAGGTTTgtttttggtatttttactggCACTTTTGAATGTGGATCTGTAAGTTATATTTTGATTTCTCGCAAAAACATGATTTGAAGCTTCTAATCTTTTTCAAATGTTGATATTTTGTCTCAATTATGAAATATGACAAGTTTTTTTCTGTATTCAGATGTCTGCATTAGCTTGAAAGTTACATTTTCCATGCAAGACCTATTAGATATCAAGACAACCATGAACACATTTCACTTGAACCTGAAAGTTGAGAAAACCATGAATTCATAGAATCTAAACAAGTGCTTGTGGGATACAACCTAGTGTTATCTATACTAATGCCAATCATTTTAGTATATAGGTAATTGCTGTTGACATGGTTGAGGAGAACTGTAAATGACAAGGATATAAACAATTTATTTGGTTGTATTTACTACAAGTACAAAATTTGTCATGTCCTATAAGTGTTGATTATATGGTAATAGCTGGAATCATGTTGAAGTGAGAACCCATTGGCGATCACTTAGTCAACTGTTGGATTATATGGTAAAATGATTACAACGCATGCCATTTACTCAACCTCAAACTTGTTCACCAATATAGTACATAGTGAATATGGACAATGGAGCTTTTTAATTATTATGAGAAACAATTTCTTGAAAAAATTTCAACGGAACAATTTCTTCAGGTACATGATAAACAATTATCCAAAACAATTTGACCAAGACAAATTTGTAAGTTGTAGAGTGCTTTTATGTGTTTGCGGCCCTGAAAGCATCTATCAATGTGCTAAAGAATTAGATAAGTGCAGCATACTTCCATTTAATGATGATATCAAGATGAATCAATATGGCCATCTCTGAAGTTTGTATTCACAGTGGTGGGCTTAAGGAAGGAATCTGGAAGTTATGGGCTTAAGAAGCATTTGTAGAATTGACAGTCTCTTCATGCAATAAATCTCCATCCTTTTGCATAAGTGATCCTgatttttcattctcaatttcTTGAAAAAATTATAGCTGCCAAAGGCCTTTTGTTCTTCAATTCACAATCTGACGGTTGGGATTTCAATATATTTACAGTTCTTGAACCTCCTACAGAATTTCATGTTGCCCATTGCTCAATTTGAGCTTCTACTCTTACCAATCTAGCCTGTTGTCTCTCTTCTTATGTCAAGTTGCAGCAGTCTATCCACTTGGGGGAATGGAAACTTTTGCGCTATTAGTGGATCTGAATTTGTGTGACAAGGTCTGAACTATGACATTTGACAGGGAACTCATCTATATCTTTCATGTAGTTCCTGGTTCCCACTTGATGCCTGTTACCACATAAGAAAGAATCTAAATGGGAGGATGCAGGAAAGTGAACTGATCCCTGCAGGAAGAAACATTGCACTGCAATCAACATATCCCATGCCATTGGTTGTTAATCAAAACACACGTAGTTTACAATGCATTCTCAATGCACTAGAGGAGCAGTTGTTCTGAAGTTCATTCTGCACCATCCTAATTCTCATATGCCTAGAAGAGAGGTTCTTCTGAAGCTTATTGAGCACCATTACATTTATGATCTGTTATTCATAGTTTCCCAATATTCTCCTGAATAGAATTTAGTTGAGATAGTTGTGAATCTCTGCTACCATCCATATGCAAGTGGTTAAATCATGCGGAACAAGGCAAGGGGGAATTATGAGGAACCACGAAGCTGTCCATTTATGAGAAACACCTTTTGAATCATACCGAACTTCTATTTTACTTAGATTCGACTGAGTATCCAACACAGGCGTGGATCTAACCATCTGTCATGTGACCAATAGGGCGTCAAATTTCTACTTTGAGTGTCAGTGGTTGACTTAGGTATTTAGGGGATAGATAAAGAGTCTGGTATCAAAAGTCAGACTCTACTTGTAAAATCTGCCAGTGCATGAGTTTCCAGAGCATTCATGTGGGGTTTAAGGAATTACAAGTAGTATGGTTTCAATATTTAAGTGCCTTAAAGATCCATGTTTAGGGAGAGCATTTAACTCTCTAATTTTTGGCCATACTTGCGGCCCAAAATTGATCACTCCCTTTTCATGTTTAGTTTCTAAACATTTCTGGGTTTTTTATTCTTCTGCCACAATTCAAGGATTCCGTCACTCTAAGTGTGCCTATTTATAGAATTTATGTAATTGCATCAATTTCAAGGCATGCTCATTTACAGGGCTATGGGAAGAAGTTTATGGAACTTTGTTGATGGTGTTATGTTGGAAAAGGGAAACAGGAGAGAATTGAAATTAAGGAAATGTATGTTGCAGGATGGAAGAGAGGGATACCGAGTTGCATAAGTTATCCAATTTGAGTGATCTGCCACCGTTCTTTTGGCttgttgttttgttcaattgCTTGTTATGAAAGAGGTGACAAGAAAGCGTTGTGCCGTTTTGAATGTTATGAGAATTCATCTATTCTAGCAAGGATATGTTTTTTTTGGGGAAGGATGATTACATTTTCTCTTTGATGAGCTTGTATTGATTGGAGCCTTGTGCAAGGTGACCACCAAATTTATGAGTTCAAGTATTCTGAGCCATCCATGGCTAATTATCACTAGAATTCCAACTTGAGTAAAAGCCCATAACAATCAGATTACTCAATGcctttttttcctaatttttgtTGCAAATAAATAAATGTGAACATGGGAGAATATCTCAGTCACTAGAGTTCACCTTAGATTACAGGGGGAAAAGTTCTGTATTATAATTCTTATGATGTCAACAAAACCAATCTTTTACCACCTTCTACATTCAAGTGTCAAGTTCATAATTGATCTTCAGTTTTAACAATCTTTATTAAGTTTTCCTTGTGACTCATCAATCCTTTCCTCAGTTTCTGTGAACTATTGCACTCATAATTTTCTCGGTTGTGTCTTATTTTTGCCAGGTATTGTAGTTACAAATGACGGAAATGCTATTCTTCGTGAGCTTGATCTTGCTCACCCAGCTGCTAAGGTGTGTGATGCCCGATCCATTTAGTTGCCAACTTGCCATTAATATAGTTATGTTTATTATCTTTGTCTTGAATCTGTAATGCACAATATTTGGATTAGTTTATAGTaggaattttcttttcttttatcatGTACATTGTATTCTTTTGGGGTTGGTATTTGATTACTGATGCAACATTTTATTGTCTCTTACTATATGACAACTGGCAGTCGATGATTGAACTAAGCCGGACACAGGATGAAGAAGTCGGAGATGGCACGACGTCTGTCATTGTTCTAGGTATGCTTTGTGATCTTTGTATTACTTTGTGGATTGGTGTTTATGGTATATTAGCCTGCATCATTATTGTCATCTGGCTAACAGTGGATTGTCATAGTAAACGACACAATCAGTGtaaaatttggattttttttagacATACTTGCCTAAGACTATCTTTCCAATCATCTTCCATGTCTGCATATTTCTGTTCATTGTGCTTGTCATGTTTGATTAACTACAGGCTTCTTTTGGAAGAAGAAATGCTAATCCTTTATATCTTTCTTTTTAGCTGGCGAGATGCTCCATGTTGCGGCAACTTTCATTGACAAGAACTACCATCCGACTGTTATATGTCGAGGTAATTTTTCAGATAATGAACATCTGTTACACTTGTGCTGTATTTGCATGTaaattcttttgtttttttgctTGACTTCTTCCTGATAGTGTCTAATCTGCCATTTCAGCTTATAACAAAGCTTTGGAAGACTCTATAGCTGTTTTGGACAAAATCGCAATGGCCATTGATGTGACTGACCGTAAGTTCTATTTACTGCATATGATATTTTGGTGAGCACAACAATATGAGGGTTATGACAATTAGTTAATCTTGCACTATTCCTTTAACTCATCCATCAATTTACCTTTTCTGGTGTAACATATCTAACATAACAATCTGAATAAATTGTCTCATTTTGAATCATCTTCACAGGTGCTGCAATGTTGGATCTTGTCAAAAGTTGTATAGGCACAAAATTTACTGGACAATTTGGGGATTTAATTGCTGTGAGTATCTTTGAAGATGTCAGTCTTTTTGCTTTAAAAACTATAAAGTTGACTATGTGAATGGATTCAGATCTCCATTGGTTCTATCAAGTAAAGTTGGTTAATGACAGTCTGATAACAAAGATTTTGTAGATATCGACTATACATAATTGATTGTTTTTCAGTACAAATTTTTATTTAGAGTAGTACTGATATTAGTAGGAGATTTTAAATAATGATCCAGAGGTTGAACTTAGAAGTCATTGTTTTACACCTTAGAGTTCTAATGGTTACCCTTTTAATTCCAGGATCTGGCTATTGATGCTACAACAACTGCTGGTGTTGACCTTGGCCAAGGTGTACGTGAGGTTGATATTAAGAAGTATATAAAAGTTGAGAAGGTTCCTGGCGGGCAGCTGGAGGATTCCAAGGTTCTCAAGGGAGTTATGATTAATAAAGATGTAGTTGCACCGGGAAAAATGAGGAGAAAGATATTAAACCCTCGCATTATTCTCCTTGATTGCCCCCTTGAGTATAAGAAGGGAGAAAATCAAACAAATGCTGAATTGGTGAAGGAAGATGATTGGTATGAAATTGCTTTGAATTTCACGTGCATGTTTTTGATAAACAATAAGCTGCAATATCTAATTGTAGTCATTAAGGGTGCCTCAATTGAGGAGTAGAGTGTGTAGAATAGTAAGATTCGTTTCATGTCTTCTTGTCACAAAGAAGTCATTGGGCTTTAGGCACACAAGGAATGGTGTGTGCTGAGGAAAAGTGTAGCACATGTATAATATCAACCATGGTTTCTAGTGCCGGTCCAACTAGCATGATTAAAATATATTGTTTTGTCACCAACTAATACTGACACTAAGTTGTCAAGGGTAAATGTCATTATGCCATCTATGCTGATATAGTTTTGGTTGATGTCATCTATGATTGATGAAGATAGGAGGATTCTCTTCCCATGAGTCATCTTTGATTTTGTTTGTGGATCGTAGGAGGAGATGAGAAACTCTGTATAAAGAGAGGGGAAGCCAAGAGGGTAGTCACCAATAAGTGCACTGATGATTAAAGAGTGTCAAAGTCGTTGTATCCATGTATTACACCTATGCTTCCATATATTACACCTAGCTTCCGTATATTACACCTATGCCTTTTCCTTTCCATATGTGCATTCTAACTCCAATTTCCTATAGTTCTCTCAGCTCTATCGAGGGATTAATTTCAATGTCAAATGCCTTGGGAGCATTATTTAATCCAAGTCTGGAAAAATTTGGTGGATGATTTTTCTACGAAGCTACCAATGGAGGAACTAATTTCAATAGCACATATCTTGGGAGGAAAAATTACAGGGACGATCTTACTATGATGCAACAAGAATCGATACTTCTACCTTATGCACAAATACTCATTTTGATGTTATTAACTAATAATCATTGGTTAAggtttcttattatattttttaacttgttgctttaaaattttaatttaattggggTTTTGATTGCTGTAAGTTCAAATTTGGCGGCAAACAAGCTAAGCGAAGCTAAGTGAACGAGGATTATAAGATTAAGCTCATTAGATGATCTTGACATACATTGAAGCGTGCTTAGTGTTGGCATCACACATTATTTAAATTGCATCCTTCCAGCTAGACTAAAACTTTAACATGGAAAGATATTTAAAACCTTGCTTCGAACCTTTATCTCACTTGCCTTTAGAGCTTATAGGGGTgtgattctttttcttcttacctTTGTCTTGCGGTTCCGGGTACAACTTTTCGTTTACACTTTTCACATGTGCCTGGTGTGCACATAACACTCACTCATCTTTTGGGTTAGGTTTTTTCCTTGTGAAAAGGCACACCTAAACATTTTCATTCTATTATGTTTGCCATAGTTATTAGAGGTGGTTTAGCTATTGTGCATAGCTAGTTGTGCCTATTAATAACAGAAGTGTGCTCCCTCATAAGTTGCAAGAAATTATTTTGTTTGTAATTTTTGAAGATAACTATTCTTGGTAGGCTAGTAATTCTTATTGAGATAAAGTGGAATATTTTCTTTGGTTTCTCTGAATCTGTTAAACTTCTAGTTTAATAGATTCAATTCTTTTAACTATAAAGTTCTGTTAGTGGTTTTGAGCATGTCCTTACCATTTCAATTTGTTGTCTCTCATTTTATCATGTATTGGTGATACATTTGATTGGGCTCGAATATCACTGGTAAGCTGTGTTTCTTGTTCTCTATAAATTGCAAATAGCTATTCAGCATCTCCTTGTAGCACATATTCTTATGGGTATTACGATACAATCTGGTTGTGCTCTGATTCAATATACATATATTGGCATTATTAGGTTGAACTTGGATTTTGCACAGCTTATGTTATGCCCACTCCAATGGAGAGAAAGTGGAGGGAACTTCTTGTGTCTCTTGAATTACCTATTTTGGATGTCTGACTGTCTATATCAAGAAACTGTACCTTTTTATTGTTGAAATTTGAAATCTAGTCAAGAAACTCCAGATATCTAGTCATTCTTATACATTGTGTTTCCTTCACATATTTGCTGAATATTGACTAATATTTATATCTACATTTGCCAGGGAAGTACTGCTAAAGATGGAGGAggaatatatacaaaatatgtgCATGCAGATATTGAAGTTCAAACCTGATTTGGTGATCACAGAAAAAGGGCTAAGTGATCTTGCATGCCATTACTTGAGTAAGGCGGGAGTTAGTGCTATCCGGAGATTGCGCAAGACTGACAACAATAGAATTGCAAGGGCTTGTGGGGCTGTT is from Zingiber officinale cultivar Zhangliang chromosome 7B, Zo_v1.1, whole genome shotgun sequence and encodes:
- the LOC122006109 gene encoding T-complex protein 1 subunit gamma, yielding MHAPVLVLKDSLKRESGSKVHHANIQASKAVADIIRTTLGPRSMLKMLLDAAGGIVVTNDGNAILRELDLAHPAAKSMIELSRTQDEEVGDGTTSVIVLAGEMLHVAATFIDKNYHPTVICRAYNKALEDSIAVLDKIAMAIDVTDRAAMLDLVKSCIGTKFTGQFGDLIADLAIDATTTAGVDLGQGVREVDIKKYIKVEKVPGGQLEDSKVLKGVMINKDVVAPGKMRRKILNPRIILLDCPLEYKKGENQTNAELVKEDDWEVLLKMEEEYIQNMCMQILKFKPDLVITEKGLSDLACHYLSKAGVSAIRRLRKTDNNRIARACGAVVVNRPEELQESDVGTGAGLFEVKKFGDEFFAFIVDCKDPKACTVLLRGASKDLLNEVERNLQDAMSVARNILKNPKLLPGGGATELTVSAALKQKSSSIEGIEKWPYEAAAVAFEAIPRTLAQNCGVNVIRTMTALQGKHANAGNEWVGIDGNTGEIVDMKERKIWDSYNVKAQTFKTAIEAASMLLRIDDIVSGIKKKQAPGAGPTPSKPKIEEEGDADNEQILPE